The Capsicum annuum cultivar UCD-10X-F1 chromosome 3, UCD10Xv1.1, whole genome shotgun sequence genomic sequence ATTTAATTAAGTACAATTTTAAATGgttaaaaaaaatgtataatataagaaaattattcATATCCTTGTCATTAACATTTGTCTCTTATTATTCTTGATGTTTACCataattaaaagttaattaaaaatggataaatttgAATACTTTTCTCGAAGTAACGTAACATGTGAATCTCATATCTATGTTAAAacttatttcaaatcaaattcaaaatcaaatacgagataatttgataaaataactgTAGAATATAATaagggtaaaattaaaatatctcataTAGTATAGTAGATGGGTAAATTTGATTCTACCATTTGCCTTGTGTAAGCAATAATTGATCCCATATGAAAAAAGGTGGGATTATTTTActatagaagaaaataaaataataataattaaattaaaacttaaacaTGGGAGAAGAGTAGGctagtatatatgtatttgttatatttattttttgaacatATTTTATATTCTTCATTATTTAATATAGTACTCAACATGAATTCTGGTATAACGAATGGTGTTCAAAATGTTGTTGAGATGAATAACAAAACGCTTCAAGGGAGAGGCATTGGTGGCGGTGGGGGTTGGCGTCCTGGGAAAGATAGCGGTGGCGGTCCTGTGAAAGGTGGCGGTGGCAGTGGCCGTGACAATAAGGGTCCTGGAAAATATAAAGGTGAAAAAAGTGAATTACTTATGTGTAGTTTTTGCAGTGGTTGCCCAGATGATGAAGACGAAAGAACTGTCTGTCAACTCTTATGTTGTTCATAATAATAGAGTCATAAATATGGAACTATCATCTTCTTTCGATCCATACTAGCTACTCAAATACTATATATTTTGTGTAATAATATGAGAttgattgaataaaaaaaataaaaactttgaaTTATCCGCATGTTACTTTTCATTTTGTTTgcgataataataacaatacaagttcgaatatatatatatatatatatatatataatttaactaaGTGAAAGGGTTTCTAGCTTCAATTCACTTTTTACTTTGATTAATATGATTTGTAAAATTTACTTCTTCTATTAGTTTTGTTGTAACGATCAATGACAAATTTAGAATTTGAAAGGTATAAATTTTAAAGCGATTTACagttaatattaaaataattatagttaaatttacaataaaaaaaaaaaaaatatatatatatatatatatatatagaaatgtaTATAAAATGAATATATACATGATCTAAGTAATATATAAGTATTGAATTCATGTGAATACATAATCGACCCTCTAGATTCGTTCCTGTTGGCAGTATTGGTATATTAGATATATCTTTTCCTAAACacaatttattagtttttttcgAATCTTGCAAATCAAAGCTCCTAATTGTTGAAATAATCAAGGCAGTTAATTTTTCTATCACTAATCGTTGCTTATCCAATAAAATTTTTCTATCACTAATCGTTGCTAACTATCCAACAATTAAAGTTCATGTaaaatatacatctatataacATACCGAATAAAATGTTAAATCGGCAAAACTCATGAAATTTTGAAATTAGCTTGTCAACTCAAAGGTTATacagtattatttttaaaaaagttcacGTTTACACACAGAAAATGTAAATGTATTCCTAATTCAGTATTGTAAGTAACAATCatcattgattatttattttttaatgcaaacgatatatatatatatatatatatatatatatcaacgtCTATTAGGAAGAAACTTGTGGCTGAGTCGTTATACATACTGGCACCAACAGTAGTTGCCACCGTACTGCTAGTATTTATATCCTGATTAATAGAACTATTGATATTATACAGCATTGACGTCTGAGTAGACGTTACTATCCTAACTTTCCTATGTGATAAGCCTCCATTCTTATCAGGCTGCAAAATATCTACAACGGATGGTGGAGGTTTCCACGttgtaatagtaatagtagtagctAGAGATATCTAGCCTCGTCAGTGCATCCACCAACTTATTTTGCTTTCTGTAGACGT encodes the following:
- the LOC107866531 gene encoding uncharacterized protein LOC107866531 isoform X2, translated to MAFNANVLVIFSLVLVIISLEVIADPALPVVLNMNSGITNGVQNVVEMNNKTLQGRGIGGGGGWRPGKDSGGGPVKGGGGSGRDNKGPGKYKGEKSELLMCSFCSGCPDDEDERTVCQLLCCS
- the LOC107866531 gene encoding uncharacterized protein LOC107866531 isoform X1 — protein: MSFKTNVFLLTLCLLVLLTMMSSEVVARDMPSGSLIPSLKLLNMNSGITNGVQNVVEMNNKTLQGRGIGGGGGWRPGKDSGGGPVKGGGGSGRDNKGPGKYKGEKSELLMCSFCSGCPDDEDERTVCQLLCCS